A region from the Paenarthrobacter aurescens genome encodes:
- the rplT gene encoding 50S ribosomal protein L20 produces MARVKRAVNAHKKRRVVLERAKGYRGQRSRLYRKAKEQLLHSFVYSYGDRRKKKGDFRRLWIQRINAASRANGLTYNRLIQGLKAAEVEVDRRMLAELAVSDANAFAALVNIAKAALPADTSAPAAAAPKAAKAAKVAPAAATATAVKAAVSEKPAIDGAVAADGDEAPEGYAIKGNAESKKYHVPGSTWYNTTAAEYWFSTVEAAKAAGFEPAGGEARQQIKN; encoded by the coding sequence ACGCGCAAAGGGTTACCGCGGACAGCGTTCGCGCCTGTACCGCAAGGCCAAAGAGCAGCTGCTGCACTCGTTTGTGTACAGCTACGGTGACCGCCGCAAGAAGAAGGGTGACTTCCGTCGCCTCTGGATCCAGCGCATCAACGCTGCATCCCGCGCCAACGGCCTCACCTACAACCGTCTGATCCAGGGCCTGAAGGCCGCTGAGGTTGAGGTTGACCGCCGCATGCTGGCCGAGCTGGCCGTCTCCGACGCCAACGCTTTCGCCGCTCTGGTGAACATTGCCAAGGCAGCACTTCCGGCTGACACCTCCGCTCCGGCTGCTGCTGCTCCCAAGGCTGCCAAGGCTGCCAAGGTTGCTCCGGCTGCTGCCACCGCAACGGCTGTCAAGGCTGCAGTTTCCGAGAAGCCGGCTATCGACGGCGCAGTTGCTGCCGATGGCGACGAAGCTCCGGAAGGCTACGCCATCAAGGGCAACGCCGAGTCCAAGAAGTACCACGTTCCGGGTTCCACCTGGTACAACACCACTGCTGCTGAGTACTGGTTCTCCACCGTTGAGGCTGCAAAGGCTGCCGGCTTCGAGCCTGCAGGTGGCGAAGCCCGCCAGCAGATCAAGAACTAG
- a CDS encoding RNA methyltransferase, translated as MNETGRPQDFPMTNPRADRVRDVAKLAGRPARLKRGRFLAEGPQAVREALTLHRERTTAGGSAVVHEVFASETCLERLPELADLAEGTLLRLATDEVLAAMADTVNPQGIVAVCSFVDVSLDSVLDAGPRLIAVMCQVRDPGNAGTVLRAADAAGADAVVLTGSSVDIYNPKAVRSTAGSLFHLPVVLGADVEELVAQCRDRGIGVLAADGYGTVNLDTLQDENAARRLGNESVVSDYALESPTAWLFGNEAQGLSDAELALADHRVAVPVYGAAESLNLGTAATVCLYASARSQQGVKAGKA; from the coding sequence ATGAACGAAACCGGGCGCCCGCAAGACTTTCCGATGACCAACCCCCGAGCTGATCGGGTGAGGGACGTCGCCAAGCTTGCCGGGCGCCCGGCCCGTTTAAAGCGCGGGCGCTTTCTCGCAGAGGGTCCGCAAGCGGTGCGTGAGGCGTTGACCTTGCACCGTGAGCGCACAACGGCCGGAGGTTCCGCCGTCGTGCACGAAGTTTTTGCCAGCGAAACGTGCCTTGAGCGCCTCCCCGAGCTCGCAGACCTCGCTGAAGGGACCTTGCTCCGGTTAGCCACTGACGAGGTTCTTGCCGCTATGGCGGACACGGTGAATCCCCAGGGGATCGTGGCCGTGTGCAGTTTTGTTGACGTCAGCTTGGATTCGGTGCTCGACGCCGGTCCCCGCCTGATCGCGGTGATGTGCCAGGTTAGGGACCCCGGCAACGCCGGTACAGTCCTTCGCGCGGCAGATGCTGCCGGCGCCGATGCTGTTGTCCTTACCGGCTCAAGTGTGGACATTTACAACCCCAAAGCTGTGCGTTCCACAGCGGGCTCTTTGTTCCACCTTCCCGTTGTCCTCGGTGCCGATGTTGAGGAACTGGTGGCCCAATGCCGGGACCGCGGTATTGGTGTCCTGGCAGCGGACGGCTATGGGACCGTGAACCTGGATACCCTGCAGGATGAGAACGCAGCCCGAAGGCTGGGGAATGAGTCAGTGGTCTCGGACTATGCCCTTGAGTCTCCTACCGCCTGGCTGTTCGGCAACGAGGCCCAGGGCCTCTCTGACGCTGAGCTTGCACTGGCTGATCATCGGGTGGCCGTTCCCGTCTACGGGGCGGCTGAGAGCCTGAACCTGGGCACCGCGGCCACAGTGTGCCTTTATGCAAGTGCGCGATCCCAGCAGGGCGTCAAAGCAGGAAAAGCCTAA
- a CDS encoding MFS transporter has protein sequence MTITASPSAAAKTAKNHLGLAILALAMGGFAIGTTEFAMMGLLKEIEEGLGISTPEAGNLISAYALGVVIGAPLFAAFGAKLPRKHLALGLMLFLSLANLTSFIAPDYGFMLLSRFASGLPHGAFFGVAAVIAAGLVAPTKRGWAISMVMAGLTVSNVIGVPAATWAGQTFGWRLLFVIVGAIGLLTVALVWKFVPFEPAHPEASIRRELGALKRLQVWLALLIGIIGFGGFFAVYTYIAHTMTSVAGIPENLIPAVVALYGLGMVAGNILGGRLADRSVMGTIYWVMPGIAVALVVYAIAAHWAWAAFIMAFVVGGVGSMLTPALQTRLLDAAPGAASLASSLNHSALNIANALGAFLGGTVIAWGWGYVAPALVGAVLAILGLGVALLSGLLERKKPLA, from the coding sequence ATGACTATCACCGCGTCCCCGTCCGCTGCCGCCAAAACGGCAAAGAACCACCTTGGCCTGGCCATCCTGGCGTTGGCCATGGGTGGATTCGCAATCGGCACCACCGAGTTCGCCATGATGGGACTGCTCAAGGAGATCGAGGAGGGCCTGGGCATCAGCACCCCCGAGGCCGGGAATCTCATCTCCGCTTACGCACTGGGCGTCGTCATCGGTGCCCCGCTCTTCGCCGCTTTCGGAGCAAAACTTCCAAGAAAACACCTTGCCTTGGGACTCATGCTGTTCCTGTCCTTGGCGAACCTGACGTCCTTCATCGCCCCCGACTACGGCTTCATGCTGCTCTCCCGCTTTGCGTCAGGACTGCCCCACGGAGCCTTCTTCGGAGTGGCGGCCGTCATCGCTGCCGGACTTGTGGCCCCCACCAAAAGGGGCTGGGCAATTTCCATGGTGATGGCAGGGCTCACGGTGTCCAACGTCATCGGCGTTCCGGCAGCAACGTGGGCGGGCCAGACCTTCGGCTGGCGCCTCCTCTTCGTCATAGTGGGTGCCATCGGGCTCCTGACCGTTGCCCTGGTGTGGAAATTCGTTCCCTTCGAGCCAGCCCACCCGGAGGCGAGCATCCGGCGCGAACTGGGTGCCCTCAAACGGCTCCAGGTGTGGCTTGCCCTGCTGATCGGCATCATTGGATTCGGCGGATTCTTCGCCGTGTACACCTACATCGCCCACACCATGACCTCCGTGGCCGGCATACCTGAAAACCTCATTCCCGCCGTTGTGGCCCTTTACGGGCTGGGCATGGTGGCGGGCAACATCTTGGGTGGACGCCTTGCTGACAGATCAGTGATGGGAACCATCTATTGGGTCATGCCCGGAATTGCTGTTGCCTTGGTGGTGTACGCCATTGCAGCACACTGGGCATGGGCCGCTTTCATCATGGCCTTTGTAGTGGGCGGGGTTGGCTCCATGCTCACTCCCGCACTGCAAACGCGGCTCTTGGACGCGGCACCGGGAGCGGCTTCGCTGGCATCCTCGCTGAATCACTCAGCCCTCAACATTGCCAATGCGCTTGGCGCCTTCCTGGGTGGCACCGTAATTGCGTGGGGTTGGGGCTATGTTGCTCCCGCCCTGGTGGGTGCGGTGCTTGCCATCCTGGGCCTCGGAGTAGCTTTGCTGAGCGGCCTGCTGGAACGAAAAAAGCCGTTGGCCTGA
- a CDS encoding NUDIX domain-containing protein: MTSLINVVGAAVVDSLEAPTRLLAARRTAPPQFAGMWEFPGGKVEAAETAEAALHRELAEELGVQVQLGAELESGNPVGWTLNERAAMRVWFAEVTVGEPQPLEDHDELRWVPLTDDHQVLGLPWIPADLPIVRALLDRVAAPA, encoded by the coding sequence GTGACTTCATTGATCAACGTAGTGGGCGCCGCCGTCGTCGACTCCCTGGAAGCCCCCACCCGCCTGCTGGCCGCACGCCGCACAGCGCCTCCCCAGTTTGCCGGGATGTGGGAATTTCCCGGTGGCAAGGTTGAAGCAGCAGAAACTGCCGAAGCAGCATTGCACCGGGAACTTGCCGAAGAACTGGGAGTTCAAGTGCAGCTGGGGGCGGAGCTGGAGTCCGGCAACCCCGTTGGGTGGACGCTGAATGAGCGCGCGGCAATGCGCGTGTGGTTCGCCGAAGTAACCGTGGGGGAGCCGCAGCCCTTGGAAGACCACGATGAATTGCGTTGGGTGCCGTTGACCGATGACCATCAGGTTCTTGGCCTTCCGTGGATACCGGCAGACCTCCCCATTGTCCGGGCCTTGCTGGACCGGGTAGCTGCTCCCGCGTGA
- a CDS encoding Rv2578c family radical SAM protein: MRWDAQALSPTRGPASVTSGIEAPGPAPAMEPLLPLAGLVRSISTPEFSGVTFHEVTAKSVLNKVPSGSNMPFEWTFNPYRGCSHACVYCFARKSHTYLEFDAGRDFDSQVVVKINAAEVLRKELAKPSWERPQVALGTNTDPYQRAEGRYALMPGIIRALADSGTPFSILTKGTLLARDIPLLKHAATQVPVDLGISLAMTNQDLAELIEPGTPSPRARLKLIARLRDAGLGCGVMAMPILPWLTDSDEALDDLFAELTKAGATGVTAGALYLKPGTREWFMDWLAAQHPELVGKYRRLYGKGAYASKEYRTWLTGRVTFFKAKYGFTGTSGFSHRNARAATGSAVAPAAAAPLPGQQPLF, encoded by the coding sequence ATGAGATGGGACGCACAAGCACTTTCACCTACCCGTGGACCGGCGTCAGTTACAAGCGGAATCGAGGCTCCAGGCCCTGCCCCGGCAATGGAGCCTCTGCTGCCGCTTGCCGGACTTGTGCGTTCCATCTCCACACCCGAATTCTCCGGAGTCACCTTCCATGAGGTCACCGCAAAGTCAGTGCTCAACAAGGTGCCTTCCGGGTCCAACATGCCCTTTGAGTGGACGTTCAATCCGTATCGCGGATGCAGCCATGCATGCGTCTACTGCTTTGCCCGCAAGAGTCACACTTACTTGGAGTTCGACGCCGGGCGGGACTTCGATTCGCAGGTGGTGGTTAAGATCAACGCCGCGGAGGTGCTCCGCAAGGAACTGGCCAAACCCTCTTGGGAAAGGCCTCAAGTTGCCCTCGGCACCAATACCGATCCCTACCAGCGCGCGGAGGGCCGCTACGCACTCATGCCCGGAATTATCCGCGCCCTGGCCGATTCCGGCACGCCGTTCTCCATCCTGACCAAAGGCACGTTGTTGGCCCGGGACATCCCCTTGCTCAAGCACGCAGCTACCCAGGTACCGGTGGACCTCGGCATTTCATTGGCCATGACCAACCAGGACCTCGCAGAGCTCATTGAACCCGGCACGCCCTCACCCAGGGCCCGGCTCAAACTCATAGCCAGGCTCCGTGACGCCGGACTGGGATGCGGAGTGATGGCCATGCCCATTCTCCCGTGGCTCACAGACTCCGATGAGGCCCTTGATGATCTCTTCGCCGAGCTGACCAAGGCTGGCGCCACAGGAGTCACCGCCGGCGCCCTGTACCTGAAACCGGGAACCCGGGAGTGGTTCATGGACTGGCTGGCCGCTCAGCACCCCGAACTGGTGGGCAAATACAGGCGGCTCTATGGCAAAGGAGCTTACGCCTCCAAGGAATACCGCACCTGGCTCACCGGGAGAGTCACGTTCTTCAAAGCCAAGTACGGCTTCACAGGGACGTCCGGTTTCAGCCACCGCAATGCCCGGGCCGCCACCGGGTCCGCAGTTGCCCCCGCAGCCGCAGCTCCCCTGCCCGGACAACAGCCGCTTTTCTAA
- the pcp gene encoding pyroglutamyl-peptidase I: MILLTGFEPFGEDTVNPSWLAVQRAAELLASEGIAVEAVELPCVFGESATVLMDAIMGLKPEIIVCTGLAGGRAGISLERVAINCDDARIPDNKGQRPIDVEVIAGGPAAYFSSLPIKTALRNLQIAGIRSEVSQSAGTYVCNHLFYALMHSLASKPGVRGGFVHLPYLPSQLRAGSETPSMPLEAMAEGIAIVARTALDTTADVKFAAGAIS; this comes from the coding sequence ATGATTCTGCTGACTGGCTTTGAACCTTTTGGCGAGGACACCGTAAATCCATCATGGCTGGCAGTGCAGCGGGCAGCGGAGTTGCTGGCCTCCGAAGGCATTGCCGTTGAAGCTGTGGAGCTGCCCTGCGTCTTCGGTGAATCAGCCACGGTTCTCATGGACGCCATCATGGGCCTGAAGCCGGAGATTATTGTTTGTACCGGCTTGGCCGGGGGTCGTGCGGGGATCTCCCTTGAACGCGTGGCCATCAACTGCGATGACGCACGGATACCGGACAACAAGGGCCAGCGACCCATCGACGTTGAGGTCATTGCCGGGGGACCTGCGGCGTACTTTTCAAGCCTGCCGATCAAGACCGCGCTCAGAAATCTACAGATCGCAGGAATCAGGAGTGAAGTCTCGCAGAGCGCAGGTACTTACGTTTGCAACCATCTTTTCTACGCATTGATGCACTCCCTGGCATCAAAGCCCGGTGTCCGCGGTGGATTCGTCCACCTTCCATACCTCCCGTCGCAACTTCGGGCAGGCAGCGAAACACCGTCCATGCCCCTGGAAGCCATGGCAGAAGGTATCGCCATCGTCGCCAGGACCGCCTTGGACACAACGGCCGATGTGAAATTCGCAGCTGGGGCAATCAGCTAA
- a CDS encoding SIMPL domain-containing protein has translation MNRTITVTGTASAKAVPDLVTLTLGVETRRDTAAKAYDDAGKAANAVAASLRESGISAVDLRTSGLNLRADLVWVEGQGQKVNAYVASTNLQVGIRSQADAPVAIAAAVAAGGDDVRINGLEQGFADASSVLARAQEAAWQDAVARAEQYASLASASLGKVVSIAQEPLHGAPVPLGGMVRASFAAEAMPVEAGESSVSASIKVEWELL, from the coding sequence ATGAACCGAACCATCACTGTTACCGGGACCGCGAGCGCGAAGGCCGTTCCGGACCTGGTGACGTTGACCCTTGGCGTGGAAACGCGCCGGGACACCGCAGCAAAAGCATATGACGACGCCGGAAAAGCGGCTAACGCTGTGGCGGCCAGTTTGCGGGAGTCCGGCATATCAGCCGTGGACCTCCGGACGAGCGGGTTGAACCTGCGCGCCGATCTGGTCTGGGTGGAGGGGCAAGGCCAGAAGGTGAACGCCTATGTGGCCTCCACCAATCTGCAGGTGGGAATCCGTTCCCAGGCGGACGCTCCTGTGGCTATTGCTGCCGCGGTGGCTGCCGGCGGAGATGACGTTCGGATCAATGGGCTCGAGCAGGGCTTCGCGGATGCTTCCTCCGTTCTTGCCCGGGCGCAGGAGGCTGCATGGCAGGATGCGGTGGCGCGGGCGGAACAATATGCGTCTCTGGCTTCGGCCAGCCTTGGAAAGGTGGTCTCCATTGCCCAGGAACCGTTGCACGGCGCGCCTGTCCCTTTGGGTGGAATGGTGAGGGCTTCCTTCGCCGCAGAAGCCATGCCCGTGGAAGCCGGGGAGTCCTCTGTTTCAGCGAGCATCAAGGTGGAGTGGGAGCTTCTTTAG
- a CDS encoding LppM family (lipo)protein: MNAKRALGVVGVLLALMLALTGCVKLNMSVKVNNEKSVDYEVVYAIQKSVLGEKSFDEFMESNGTGSQGMDIPDGATVVDYEDEKYKGKRITAANLDPAKLAESSSSESPFDLKRDGDFYVISMGGVTGGESGDASSSAMAKSMFDEASVTFTFPGKVVEANGATVDGNKATFDMLSVKDTVVQAKAEANAGIPLWIIWTLVAVLVIAAALVLLFVLLRKRSARQEPALAGATPYDPQGYAVQPVVQPQQPPYQPQQDWAGQGYTPGAPSAPVQPPSQQPPAQQPPAQQPGQTHDGGRVPPPPQAPPASGA; this comes from the coding sequence ATGAACGCGAAACGCGCCTTGGGCGTCGTCGGTGTACTGCTCGCACTCATGCTGGCTTTGACAGGTTGCGTCAAGCTCAACATGTCCGTGAAAGTCAACAATGAAAAGAGCGTGGACTACGAGGTGGTCTACGCAATCCAAAAATCCGTGCTGGGAGAGAAGTCCTTCGACGAATTCATGGAGTCCAACGGTACCGGAAGCCAAGGGATGGACATCCCGGACGGTGCCACAGTGGTGGATTACGAGGACGAGAAGTACAAAGGCAAGCGGATCACCGCTGCCAACCTGGACCCAGCCAAACTTGCCGAGTCCTCCAGCTCCGAGAGCCCCTTCGACCTGAAAAGGGACGGGGACTTCTACGTCATCTCCATGGGCGGAGTGACCGGCGGTGAAAGCGGCGACGCCTCATCATCTGCCATGGCGAAGTCCATGTTCGACGAAGCCTCCGTTACGTTCACCTTCCCCGGCAAGGTAGTGGAAGCCAACGGCGCCACCGTGGACGGTAACAAAGCCACTTTCGACATGCTCTCCGTCAAGGACACGGTTGTCCAAGCCAAGGCCGAGGCCAACGCCGGAATTCCCCTGTGGATTATCTGGACCCTCGTGGCAGTTCTCGTCATTGCCGCCGCACTGGTCCTCCTGTTCGTCCTGTTGCGCAAGAGGTCAGCACGTCAAGAGCCGGCGCTCGCTGGGGCAACTCCCTATGATCCTCAGGGGTACGCAGTCCAGCCGGTTGTCCAACCCCAGCAGCCGCCCTATCAGCCACAGCAGGATTGGGCAGGGCAAGGCTATACGCCGGGAGCACCGTCTGCGCCGGTACAGCCGCCCAGTCAGCAGCCGCCGGCCCAGCAGCCGCCCGCCCAGCAGCCGGGTCAGACGCACGACGGCGGCCGCGTACCTCCTCCGCCGCAGGCACCGCCCGCTTCCGGCGCCTAA
- the pheS gene encoding phenylalanine--tRNA ligase subunit alpha, whose amino-acid sequence MTDTLPGAAIPNPLDEAAINAAVEDAIAAIAAASSLEELKAVRLAHTGEKSPLSLANREIGGLAKEHKAAAGKLMGSSRGRVNQALAARTAVLEAENDARILVEETVDVTAAPRRRRAGARHPLSTLQDRVSDIFVGMGWEIAEGPEVESEWFNFDALNFKPDHPAREMQDTFFVEPPEAHLLMRTHTSPVQVRSMLEREVPIYVLCPGKVFRTDELDATHTPVFHQFEGLAIDKDLSMADLRGTLEHFARQMFGDEASIRLRPNYFPFTEPSAELDIWHPGAKGGPRWIEWGGCGMVNPNVLRAAGIDPDIYSGFAFGMGIERTLMFRNEVGDMRDMIEGDVRFSEHFGMEI is encoded by the coding sequence ATGACTGACACTTTGCCAGGCGCTGCCATCCCGAATCCGCTGGATGAAGCCGCCATCAACGCCGCCGTCGAGGACGCCATTGCAGCCATTGCTGCCGCATCCTCCCTTGAAGAACTCAAGGCTGTCCGCCTCGCCCACACCGGAGAGAAGTCGCCCCTGAGCCTTGCCAACCGTGAAATCGGTGGGCTCGCCAAGGAACACAAAGCCGCGGCCGGTAAGCTCATGGGTTCCTCCCGGGGCCGCGTCAACCAGGCGCTCGCAGCACGCACAGCAGTTCTCGAGGCTGAGAACGACGCCCGCATCCTGGTTGAAGAGACCGTGGACGTCACGGCCGCACCGCGCCGGCGCCGGGCAGGCGCACGCCACCCGCTGTCCACGCTGCAGGACCGCGTCTCTGACATCTTTGTGGGCATGGGTTGGGAAATCGCCGAAGGCCCCGAGGTGGAGTCCGAGTGGTTCAACTTTGATGCCCTGAACTTCAAGCCGGACCACCCGGCCCGCGAAATGCAGGACACATTCTTCGTGGAGCCCCCCGAAGCGCATCTGCTCATGCGCACGCACACGTCCCCGGTGCAGGTCCGTTCCATGCTGGAACGTGAAGTGCCCATCTATGTACTGTGCCCCGGCAAGGTTTTCCGTACGGATGAACTGGACGCTACGCACACACCCGTCTTCCACCAGTTCGAAGGCCTTGCGATCGACAAGGACCTCAGCATGGCTGACCTGCGCGGCACGTTGGAGCACTTCGCCCGCCAGATGTTCGGCGACGAAGCTTCCATCCGCCTGCGCCCCAACTACTTCCCGTTCACGGAGCCTTCCGCTGAACTGGACATCTGGCACCCGGGCGCCAAGGGCGGTCCGCGCTGGATCGAGTGGGGCGGCTGCGGCATGGTCAACCCCAACGTCCTGCGGGCAGCGGGTATTGATCCGGACATCTATTCAGGTTTTGCCTTCGGTATGGGTATTGAGCGCACGCTCATGTTCCGCAACGAGGTCGGCGATATGCGCGACATGATCGAAGGCGACGTACGTTTCAGCGAGCACTTCGGGATGGAGATCTAA
- the pheT gene encoding phenylalanine--tRNA ligase subunit beta, with product MRIPLSWLREFAQVPADATAEDVMADLVKVGFEEEEVHRPTDELTGPVVVGQVLSLVKEPQTNGKTINWCQVRVVPEGQEQTLTGEGIDPSGVQGIICGAHNFVEGDKVVVTLPGAVLPGNFQISARKTYGHLSAGMIASVRELGIGDDHDGILVLSRIGLDPEIGSDAMELLGLYDQAAEINVTPDRGYAFSIRGVAREYAHATGTSFTDPTSKVNAPASLQGGYGVKLNDDAPIYGKPGCDRFVARTVRGVDASRPTPPWMSSRLRLAGIRSISLPVDISNYVMLELGQPNHCYDLDKLSGDIVVRRAVAGEKITTLDDKERTLDVEDLLITDDSGAIGIAGVMGGAHTEVSDSTTNILVEAAHFDEVSIARSRRRHKLPSEASKRFERGVDWHVAHIAAQRVVDLLVELAGGVADEAGTDVGTAPDAVTIELPAKFASARIGIDFTEEQITTSLEDLGAVVEKTTSGYTVTAPSWRNDLETKEDLSEEIARLVGYDNIPSTLPVAPPGRGLSRTQQQKRRVVQALADAGLTEVLSYPFVSKAANDTFGVAAEGAARPALKLANPISEEHGYLRTSILPGLIEVARRNHSRGFRDLAVYEAGSVFLPGETLGTDSIPPLGVKPADEVLDALYDGVPHQPLHIAAVLTGHDSPAAATHTPRAWDWADALDVARLIADVLGVELVVSQGSHQAFHPGRAAQLALRNGEVVGYAGELHPKLLAAQDMPARSVALEVNVEALFEAAADVIVAKHISGFPVATQDVALVVPQDVPADQVLAALREGAGELLEDVALFDVYAGPGIDEGKKSLAFGLRFRADDRTLTADEASEARAAAVAVAAERFGAVQR from the coding sequence GTGCGTATCCCACTTTCCTGGCTGCGTGAATTCGCGCAGGTTCCGGCCGATGCGACGGCCGAAGACGTCATGGCTGATCTGGTCAAGGTTGGTTTTGAAGAAGAAGAAGTTCACCGCCCCACGGACGAACTGACGGGTCCCGTTGTGGTGGGCCAGGTTCTGAGCCTGGTCAAGGAACCGCAGACCAATGGCAAGACCATCAACTGGTGCCAGGTCCGCGTGGTTCCTGAGGGCCAGGAGCAGACGCTTACCGGCGAGGGCATTGATCCTTCCGGCGTGCAGGGCATCATTTGCGGTGCCCACAACTTTGTTGAGGGCGACAAAGTGGTTGTCACCCTGCCGGGCGCTGTTCTGCCCGGAAACTTCCAGATCTCGGCGCGCAAGACTTACGGTCACCTGTCCGCGGGCATGATCGCTTCCGTCCGTGAGCTGGGTATCGGCGATGACCACGACGGCATCCTGGTGCTCTCGCGCATCGGACTGGACCCGGAAATCGGCTCAGACGCGATGGAACTGCTTGGTCTTTACGACCAAGCAGCCGAAATCAACGTCACCCCGGACCGCGGTTATGCCTTCTCCATCCGCGGTGTGGCCCGCGAGTACGCCCACGCTACCGGAACGTCGTTCACGGACCCCACGTCCAAGGTCAACGCACCGGCTTCCCTGCAGGGCGGCTACGGCGTCAAGCTCAACGATGACGCGCCTATCTACGGCAAGCCCGGATGCGACCGCTTCGTGGCCCGCACGGTCCGTGGCGTGGATGCTTCCCGTCCCACCCCGCCGTGGATGTCCTCCCGCCTTCGCCTCGCCGGCATCCGCTCCATCTCCTTGCCGGTTGATATCTCCAACTACGTCATGCTGGAGCTCGGCCAGCCGAACCACTGTTATGACCTGGATAAGCTCTCCGGCGACATCGTGGTGCGTCGTGCCGTGGCGGGGGAGAAGATCACCACCCTGGATGACAAAGAGCGCACGCTCGACGTCGAGGACCTGCTGATCACTGATGACTCCGGTGCTATTGGTATTGCCGGTGTCATGGGTGGTGCGCACACTGAAGTGTCCGATTCCACCACGAACATTCTGGTGGAAGCTGCGCACTTTGACGAGGTTTCGATCGCACGCTCCCGTCGCCGCCACAAGCTGCCGTCCGAAGCGTCCAAGCGCTTTGAGCGCGGCGTTGACTGGCACGTGGCCCACATTGCTGCCCAGCGCGTGGTGGACTTGCTCGTGGAACTGGCCGGTGGGGTCGCTGACGAGGCGGGAACCGACGTCGGAACCGCTCCTGATGCTGTGACCATTGAGTTGCCGGCAAAGTTCGCCTCCGCGCGTATCGGCATCGACTTCACCGAAGAGCAGATCACCACGTCTCTGGAAGACCTTGGTGCCGTGGTGGAAAAGACCACCTCCGGTTACACAGTGACGGCTCCGAGCTGGCGCAATGACCTCGAGACCAAGGAAGACCTCTCCGAGGAAATCGCGCGGCTGGTGGGCTACGACAACATCCCCTCGACACTTCCGGTGGCGCCCCCGGGCCGGGGCCTCAGCCGCACCCAGCAGCAGAAGCGCCGGGTTGTCCAGGCGTTGGCTGATGCGGGGCTTACCGAGGTGTTGTCCTACCCGTTCGTCTCCAAGGCAGCCAACGATACTTTCGGTGTTGCCGCTGAAGGTGCTGCCCGTCCCGCACTGAAGCTTGCCAATCCCATCAGCGAGGAACACGGTTATCTCCGTACGTCCATCCTGCCGGGATTGATCGAGGTTGCACGCCGCAATCACTCACGCGGTTTCCGCGATTTGGCTGTGTACGAGGCCGGTTCGGTCTTCCTCCCTGGCGAAACGCTGGGCACGGATTCCATCCCGCCGCTGGGCGTCAAGCCCGCCGATGAGGTTCTTGATGCACTGTACGACGGCGTCCCTCACCAGCCGCTGCACATCGCCGCAGTCCTGACCGGACATGATTCACCGGCCGCTGCGACGCACACGCCTCGGGCGTGGGATTGGGCAGACGCTCTTGACGTGGCACGCCTGATCGCCGATGTTCTGGGCGTGGAATTGGTTGTCAGCCAGGGAAGCCACCAGGCGTTCCACCCTGGCCGTGCAGCTCAGCTGGCGCTGCGCAACGGTGAAGTAGTGGGCTACGCCGGCGAGCTTCACCCGAAGTTGTTGGCTGCGCAGGACATGCCGGCCCGCTCCGTGGCGCTTGAGGTCAATGTGGAGGCGTTGTTCGAAGCTGCTGCTGACGTGATCGTGGCCAAGCACATCTCCGGATTCCCCGTTGCGACGCAGGACGTTGCCTTGGTTGTCCCGCAGGACGTGCCGGCGGACCAGGTTCTGGCTGCGCTGCGTGAAGGTGCGGGCGAGCTCCTCGAAGACGTCGCGCTGTTCGATGTCTACGCGGGTCCCGGAATCGACGAAGGTAAGAAGTCACTGGCTTTCGGCCTCCGCTTCCGTGCTGACGACCGCACACTGACCGCGGATGAGGCTTCTGAAGCCCGTGCCGCAGCTGTTGCTGTTGCAGCCGAGCGCTTCGGAGCTGTCCAGCGCTGA